The following coding sequences lie in one Oncorhynchus kisutch isolate 150728-3 linkage group LG17, Okis_V2, whole genome shotgun sequence genomic window:
- the LOC109907908 gene encoding intelectin, which translates to MKYCVLLIMIHLLLVELPQFPEALQGNVYAAAPVVAATDLRLRNRSSYIGRSCKEIRDRYNQHEDGLYYLTTASGTVYQTFCDMTTAGGGWTLVASVHENNVYGKCTMGDRWSSQQGSNPNWPDGDGNWANRATFGTAEGATSDDFKNPGYYDIVAEDISVWHVPNNSPMEHWNLGAILRYHTERSFLSIQGGNLHQLFKLYPVRYNAEASGNTGPVIPIVYDFGDKETTRKLYGPNTRNQFEPGFITFRPINNELAAMAICSGVKPTTGGDTEHYCIGGGGHFPEGAPRQCGDFPAFDWNGYGTNTEWSASKQLTEAAVLLFYR; encoded by the coding sequence ATGAAGTATTGTGTTCTCCTGATAATGATCCATCTACTGTTGGTGGAACTGCCTCAATTTCCAGAAGCACTACAAGGAAACGTGTATGCAGCAGCTCCAGTTGTTGCCGCAACCGATTTAAGACTGAGGAACAGGTCAAGTTACATTGGCAGAAGCTGTAAGGAAATAAGGGACCGATATAATCAACATGAAGATGGGCTGTACTACCTGACCACAGCCAGCGGGACAGTCTACCAGACCTTCTGCGACATGACCACCGCTGGCGGCGGCTGGACACTTGTGGCGAGCGTGCACGAGAACAACGTGTATGGGAAGTGCACAATGGGTGACCGTTGGTCCAGCCAGCAAGGCAGCAACCCCAACTGGCCAGACGGAGATGGGAACTGGGCCAACAGGGCCACTTTTGGAACCGCAGAGGGTGCCACCTCAGACGACTTCAAGAATCCTGGGTATTATGACATTGTGGCAGAAGACATTTCGGTGTGGCACGTTCCCAACAACTCCCCTATGGAACACTGGAACCTAGGCGCCATCCTCCGTTACCACACAGAGAGAAGCTTTCTCTCCATTCAAGGGGGAAATCTGCATCAACTCTTTAAGCTCTACCCAGTGAGATATAATGCTGAGGCAAGTGGGAACACAGGACCTGTCATTCCAATTGTGTACGACTTTGGGGACAAAGAAACCACAAGAAAACTTTACGGACCCAACACAAGAAACCAGTTTGAACCTGGCTTCATCACTTTCAGGCCAATAAATAATGAACTGGCGGCCATGGCTATCTGCTCTGGGGTCAAACCAACAACTGGCGGCGACACTGAACATTACTGTATTGGTGGTGGTGGACATTTCCCTGAGGGAGCCCCTCGTCAGTGTGGCGACTTCCCAGCCTTTGACTGGAATGGTTATGGGACCAACACAGAATGGAGTGCATCAAAGCAGTTAACTGAAGCAGCTGTGTTACTCTTCTACCGTTAA